The following coding sequences are from one Paenibacillus tundrae window:
- the ytxJ gene encoding bacillithiol system redox-active protein YtxJ, with amino-acid sequence MADMTKMTSIEQLNSAVEATEEQPLLLFKHSTRCPISANAYQEMNNYLQNNPNEQVKYGIIYVVEDRPVSNEAAEKLGVKHESPQAILVKKGMPVWHTSHSDITSTTLTQVLSES; translated from the coding sequence ATGGCTGACATGACTAAAATGACAAGTATTGAACAGCTAAACTCCGCAGTGGAGGCTACCGAGGAACAACCTTTGCTTCTGTTTAAGCATAGTACACGTTGCCCAATTAGTGCGAATGCTTATCAGGAGATGAACAACTATTTGCAAAACAATCCTAATGAACAAGTGAAATACGGCATTATTTATGTTGTGGAAGACCGCCCTGTATCTAACGAAGCAGCAGAGAAACTGGGTGTTAAGCATGAATCTCCACAGGCAATTCTAGTTAAAAAGGGAATGCCTGTATGGCATACTTCCCATTCTGATATTACTTCGACCACGCTCACGCAGGTTTTAAGTGAGTCCTAG
- a CDS encoding type 1 glutamine amidotransferase domain-containing protein translates to MKSIHATAKGEMDVRLTGKKVIALVDEEFEDLELWYPVHRVREEGAEVHLAGEKKGKTYIGKYGVPAEAEYSFDELDSSAYDGILVPGGWAPDKLRRYPKVLELVKEMHADRKPIGQICHAGWVLISAKILEGVTVTSTPGIRDDMENAGAIWKDEPVVVDGHIISARRPPDLPPYGKAFCDALATAKTE, encoded by the coding sequence ATGAAGTCGATTCATGCTACCGCAAAAGGAGAGATGGATGTGAGATTAACAGGCAAGAAAGTTATCGCTCTAGTTGATGAAGAATTCGAGGATCTGGAGCTATGGTATCCCGTACATCGTGTGCGTGAAGAAGGCGCCGAGGTGCATCTAGCAGGGGAGAAAAAAGGTAAAACCTACATCGGAAAATATGGTGTTCCCGCTGAAGCGGAATACAGCTTCGACGAGTTGGACAGTTCTGCATATGATGGTATTCTTGTGCCTGGCGGTTGGGCGCCGGACAAGCTCCGCCGCTATCCCAAAGTGCTTGAACTTGTGAAGGAGATGCATGCAGATCGCAAGCCCATCGGACAAATCTGTCACGCAGGCTGGGTGCTGATCTCTGCCAAAATTCTGGAAGGTGTTACCGTGACCTCCACTCCAGGCATTCGAGACGATATGGAGAATGCAGGTGCAATCTGGAAAGACGAGCCTGTTGTCGTAGATGGACATATCATATCGGCGCGTCGTCCTCCAGACCTTCCCCCTTATGGAAAAGCGTTCTGTGACGCGTTAGCTACAGCCAAAACGGAATGA